Proteins encoded in a region of the Inquilinus sp. KBS0705 genome:
- a CDS encoding ABC transporter substrate-binding protein, producing the protein MPQFYDQLNRVVNIPHQPKRIISIVPSQTELLFYLELDEQVTGVTNFCIHPTTGVANKAKIGGTKQLNMNAIHQLNPDLIIANKEENEQRQVEELMQHYPVWISDINDLPTALDMITKVGDITSTKEKADKLVTQISAEFELLKPAEPKLNVAYLIWRKPYMAAGSDTFINSMLQLCGLKNAVTANRYPQVTLQQLADAHLDVLLLSSEPYPFAQKHVDELQSLLPQTKIILVDGELFSWYGSRLLQAPAYFNALISKLKAM; encoded by the coding sequence ATGCCACAATTTTACGATCAGTTAAACCGGGTGGTGAATATACCGCATCAACCCAAACGGATTATATCAATAGTACCGTCGCAAACCGAGCTATTGTTTTACCTGGAGTTGGATGAGCAAGTGACGGGTGTTACTAATTTTTGCATACACCCGACAACAGGTGTGGCTAATAAAGCCAAAATAGGGGGTACCAAGCAATTAAATATGAATGCTATACATCAACTGAACCCCGACCTGATAATTGCTAATAAAGAAGAAAACGAGCAAAGGCAGGTGGAAGAACTTATGCAGCATTACCCCGTTTGGATAAGTGATATAAACGACCTGCCCACGGCGCTGGATATGATAACTAAAGTAGGGGATATCACCAGTACAAAAGAAAAGGCTGATAAACTTGTTACCCAAATATCCGCGGAGTTTGAGTTATTAAAACCAGCAGAACCAAAATTAAACGTAGCTTACCTTATTTGGCGCAAACCTTATATGGCTGCAGGCAGCGATACTTTTATTAATAGCATGCTGCAATTATGCGGGCTTAAAAACGCTGTTACTGCAAACCGCTACCCGCAGGTTACCTTACAGCAGCTTGCTGATGCCCATTTAGATGTGTTGCTGCTATCGTCAGAACCATATCCATTTGCCCAAAAGCATGTAGATGAATTGCAAAGCCTATTGCCACAAACTAAAATTATATTGGTTGATGGCGAGCTGTTTTCGTGGTATGGGAGCCGGTTATTGCAAGCTCCGGCTTATTTTAATGCCCTAATAAGTAAA
- the hscB gene encoding Fe-S protein assembly co-chaperone HscB, with translation MNYFEFYGIPETFNPDVAALKKQFYVLSKQYHPDFFANEDDEKQQEILELSTLNNKAYQTLSEPNKRLAYILQSHNLLNDGAKPQLPADFLMEMMDINERLMEIESAQQLADITAEVLAIESDIDEELAALTQDYEQLDDTAKESRLNDIANIYFRQKYLLRIKESLNTFAARL, from the coding sequence ATGAATTATTTTGAATTTTACGGCATTCCCGAAACGTTTAACCCGGATGTGGCGGCGCTTAAAAAGCAGTTTTATGTTTTAAGCAAGCAGTACCACCCCGATTTTTTTGCCAACGAGGATGATGAAAAACAGCAGGAGATATTAGAACTATCTACCCTGAATAATAAGGCTTATCAAACCCTAAGCGAGCCAAATAAGCGCCTGGCCTATATATTACAAAGCCATAATTTGCTAAATGATGGTGCAAAACCACAATTACCGGCAGATTTTTTAATGGAAATGATGGATATTAATGAGCGCCTGATGGAAATTGAAAGCGCCCAGCAACTGGCCGATATTACGGCGGAAGTGCTTGCCATTGAGAGCGATATAGACGAAGAACTGGCCGCATTAACGCAGGATTATGAGCAATTAGACGATACCGCAAAGGAAAGCCGCTTAAATGATATTGCAAATATTTACTTCAGGCAAAAATATCTGTTGCGGATTAAAGAGAGTTTAAATACATTTGCAGCCCGCTTATAA